The window AGTCTTCTCCAGAGGGTGCCTCTTCTTCTgagccgtcctcctcctcttcgtcttcctcctcctcgtcacctcctgcagcctcctttGTCGTCTTGGGGGCAGGGGAGGTCTCTTTCttctcagcttcctcctcctcctcttcctccaggggGCTCTCGggatcctcttcctcctcctctttgggtGAGCTCTTCTCCAGGGCCTTGGTGCTGGGACGCCCTTTGCCTTTTCCTTTCATTGGACTGGGGGTGACTGAGGAAAACACGAGGCACTTAGCGACCACTAAACATCCCAGTAAACAAGACAGGAAGAAGCTAAAGTTCCAGGGATAACAACAAAgttccaggatcccaggaacTAAGGTGGTTTGTCTTTGACCAGGAGCTAAAAGGTCGTTGGggctgctcacctgtggccttTAGTCGGGGTTTGGggcttttcctctctttcttgtcTGGCCGTCCTCGTCGAATCACCTTCTTGCCCCTCTTCTTCGACTGGCCGTAATCGCTGTCATCGTCGTCCTCCACCATGAAGTCCTCGTCGCTGCCAGACTCATCAGCTGCccagaaaacaaacactcatgatgccacttcctgttgttctcCGAGGCACGAGCACGAGGCACCTACGGTCCATGTAgggttcctcctggtcttcCTGCTCCTCGTCCTCGCTGCCGCCGTCACCCAGCAGGATCTCCCTCTGTTTGGACACGGCCTTGGAGGCGGCCTGGCGCACCGTGCGCTTTCGACTTACTTCCCTCTCATCGTCGCTGTCATCTACACaacgcacacattcacacaacGGGCACATCTTTAAAAACTAGGAACCAAATGTAGGTTCAAGTAGTCGTGGCAACACTGGGCTATCGGACCCACTGGCCCTCGGATCAGAGCTACACGCCACCTCGGACGTGaactaaaacacacacgtgtctcATCTGAAAGCAGAAGCAGGCCGGGGATTCGGACCGGTTACCTGCAGCCCGTTTCCTCTTTGGGCCCCTCTTGGCGGGCTTTTCTGGCTTGGCTTTCTTTGACTTCTTCCCTCGTTTATCATCGTAGTCACTCCCTccgtcttcatcctcttcctctccgaaGTCATTGTCCTCCTCGTCGCTGCCAAAGTCATCTGCCGCAGCGACACGGAGGGAATTCAGGCGGTGACCCGACAGGAGTGTCTGAACAAAGCTCCCGTCTCCGTTATTAAAGAGCGCCTTACCTGCTGAATCATTTTTGGACTTGGACAGCTTGTCGTCAGACTCCTCGCTGCAACGCGGGATGAAGGAGAACGCGAGTTAGCGCTTTGGGGGCGTTTAAATGAATCGCTCGGGGCGTTCAAGGGGGCTCACCTGTCATCCTGCGAGTTCTTTGAGCGCTTGTGTTTGGGCTCACGAGGGGCCGTGCGCACCTTCTTGGGCTCACTGTCACCGTACTCCTCATCTGTGAGAAAACAACCACCCAGTTAACCATCGAGGACTCGGCTCAACTTCTAGAATAAGAAAATATTCATAATTCCACATCTACAAAGGCTCCAGCCTCTCGGGACAGAGGTGGACCTTCCCCTTCGTTTAGATCTTCTTACCTGCATCAGACTCATTGAATTGTGAATAGTTCACCACTTTCCTGttcctggaagaaaaaaagcaacagcaggTTAAGTTTTACAGGTCAAATGGCAGTAAATTCACACGGgatcatcagtgtgtgtgtgtgtgtggggggggtccacGGTTCTGGAATAGACGCCAGCAGCGTCTCTACAACCAGAACAAGTACAAACAGAATCCATGAAtaaaacttcaaaataaaaatcaaacaataTTTTTGCCTTACTGGGCTACTGGAAGAGTTCATTTTTGATGTAGCTGCTTAGATCTTATtgcatagaaacacacacacacacacactccaaattTGGCTTAGAAGAGCAACAAGCTGTTTCCTTCCAATGAGCCACCTTGAGATTAACACACACCGAGTGTGAACCATCACAGAGCCGATGGACAAAACCACCACCGTATACTGGAAACACACGTCTCACAACACTGGTGTCATTTTTTAACCATCAGACTACAATTAAATAGCATTCAAACAGCCCAGTCAACAGTCAGGAGGCACCAAAcgcttttaaatatttatttctataaACCATTTTAATTCAAAACGATAGCAAAAAGCACCATAAGCACTAATTCATTTGGGCAGGAACCAAGTTGTGCTTGAGTAAACCAGAAGGATGAAGCCAAATGTGTGTAGATTGAGTCTATATGATTATATGATGACCATTATATatgttatattatataatattattatattatgaCCATATTAGCAGATGACGTGCGGACATGTTGCCCACATTTGTCTCCTCGTCAACAGCGACACCTGGTGGCCGCCCGAAATTACGCAACCTGCGCCCTTTTCAGGGCAGGTTGATTAAAGCGCCTTCGTGGCAGGATCAAAGGGGGCCACACCCACCTACATCATCTGCGACGTCTCCGTGATGCACCTGCACACCGGTGCCACGAAGACCTGAACACTAAACACAAAATCCCGTTTTATTGCCTTTTTGTATGGCAGCAGAGGCAAATTGACTAAAATAAAACTAGCTGCTGCTCAGGCTTGTTCGTGCTCAGGAGACATGTTAGACCAGATACGGCGTATAACCCGTGAGGCGGCGTGCAACAGCTCCTCCTGCGTTACTACTGCAGAGAATCCTTTTCCTCGACGGAAGCACAAAGCAGTTCCCCGACTCCTCATTTTAGCGGCTGGTTGTTTCAGGTTTTAACAAACATCTTCACGGATGAGGGCTCAGATGGGAGGGCCAGTGATGCGTCACCACGGCTGTCATCAATTATGCAACAACCTCATCAATACAGCGCTCATTAGGAACACGCTACAACATCTGCCTCATTTCCACATGAACACTCTTTAAGTGGGACCTGCCAGGAGGCTCCTCCGGGGTCACGAGCCGTAACGTTCTGGACACATCATGAGTCTGGCGCTTTATCAGCAGCATCGATCAGAAATGCTGATTAAACTGCtcactgataaaaaaaacaactcgtGTATAGTTCAAAACAATCAGAGGAGATTACCGGCTGTTTGAACCCCTCTGGAGTCTCCCTGGTCGGCTCTTCCACACCATGCTACGCACCACCGTGCCCGTAAAATAAATACTAATCTTTGCACATCGATTACTTGATTATCTGTCGGTGCAGCGCCGGGCGAGAACCAAACCAAGCAGAGAAAACCCCCGCGAGCATGTGGGAAGCCAGCAGCCAAACACTCGTCTCAAGCGTGTAAAAGCTCCAGCTCGGAGGGAGGCCGTCATGGAACGTGCGCGCCCTGGCTCCTCCACGTTCCCCCGTATATCGTTCCATCTCCTCTAAAACCAACATGCACAAACGTGCAGATTTCCACAAGTGACAGTAAATACAAGACAGAGAAGTTAGACTCGGTCCCAGCGAGAGCTGCCAGAGCCACAGACGTGGAACTAATAAACGGCGGCGGCGTCTGGGCGACGGCAACGACAGCGTGTTTAATCTTTTAGCATATGCACAAGTCAAACCTTCATTTTAGCTCCAGAGTCCAACGGCTTCATGACCTCGGTGGTGTTGACGTGACAACACAATGAGAGATTTAACAGATATGTAATAAATCAGCtgtgtattaaaataaaatgacaccTGCTGAAGTCATTTCAGGGATATCCCGGCTCCATATGAGAGCAGCTATGATATGTTTCACTTCCTGCCAGGAATGTTTCTCGTTTGTCGGATCTCAGAAAGTTCTATTTTCACACCAACACAGAATAAGTTAACACCCTAAAAACATACTAGTTTCATCTGTTATTACACAGTATGGGAATACTTAAAAATGACTGTAAATGACATAAAGATGGCCTTAGAGGAGGCAGCGCTCGCCTTCCTTTGTTGGCGCCGCCGTCTACTGAGGTCAGACTTGACGCACGTGCCAGAAATGAAGGTACGGCACATAGAACGTCTTTTTATGGAGCGCCACAAGGGTCTATGTTGTATTTATTGCATTACTTCACCATTCCTTTTGTGAATGTTTCCTTTATTCACTTACTCATGTGCAAGTCTATCTCTCATTTACCGCTGGCAGCTACAATGGGAGTCAGGTAATGAAAATCCAGCACAGCCCCTGGATGGTAAAGAAAATGTAGGACGAAGCAGGGCACGTATTGAAGGCGGTGTTCGttctggcgccccctgctggtcggtCCTCCGGGGCGCCGCTGGGGGGTGTGGTGACTGTGTAGTACTCCGCCTCCCTCTGACATCAGCCAGCGCACCTAATTTATTGCCAGCTCTGAAATTGTAGGTCCCTTTTCCCctatttctccccccccccccgacgacATTTCTGTCGAACAATGCGCCGTTTTCAGCTCGCTGTCGCGCGCGGACGACAACGTTTGCAAGTAGTTGAATAAAAACACGACAAAAATGTGCGGCGCGTACGTGCGCAGTCTGCGCGGCAACGAGATTAAATAGCGAGGCCGAACCACCTCCTGTCGTTTTTTCAGTGgtggggaaggaaggaaggaagggggggggatttgCCTTCCCTGGATGAATGGGTGGCCATATTCTCATTCTCAGTTTCGGGGGAAAAATGATATGAGGGCTGGCGTAACTAAAGCGTGCGTGTTCTAGCCGAATCACGCCGCCTAATTTGCCGCCTGGCCTAAAAAAGCAGCCAACAATGGGCATGATAGATCCTCCGAAAAGCGCGATAAAGGCACGACACGGCGGCGGGCTGCGCGTTATCTCCACAGACATGGCGAACGGTCCCGCACGGCCGGGATCCATGTTAGAAACACGCCGTGCACACGCGGAGGGACACTCGCGCACGGATCCCCATTATTCTTTCATGAAATAAACATATTCTCAGCTCATATAAACCACGGCGTGCTCCGGGCGTGCATGATATCCGCGACGCCTGCCAGCGCGGACTCGTTATTAACGCACGGAGAGCAGGGGACAGATTTAGCACACCTACCTCACTGGTCTTGACATTTTGCAGGAATACTGTGGAGGTTAAGGATGCGAACAAGGAGTTGAAGAAAAAGcacgggaggaaaaaaaagaagtgtagATTCCCGCTCTGCGAACGACCAAAGGCAGCAAGGTTGACGCACAACTCCGCCGCCTGAGCTAGcgcctgaaaataaaaatacggCAGCCACTTGTCCTACACACGCAAatattcttattattttttACCCTCAGCTGCTCAAAATGGTgaataaaacaaactgaaactGCAGCCTGCGTGCAACCAAACCTACAGCTTTGAGGGGTGGGTCCTCAACGAGAAGCACCGCCCCCACACGAGCCTGAGAGGAGCAGCGTGGCGCTCCGCTCCTCCCATTGGCTGATTTGAACCATAAAGCTCTTCTCCATTGGCCGCCTCGGCTGCCCTTTAGAGCACGTTCAGCATACAGTTACCCGCTTTTGTTAGCAGGCTCGGTTGAAACAGCACTgttaagaaaacaaaaagaggcCCTCAGGTTGGATGCAAACATTGGATCCACTGTGGATCCCCGAAGACCGTCAGGCCGTGTTGCATTTATCGATCACAGTCTGAACGATATGTGTCAATGGAATAACGATATTCCAGGGATTCGGGTCGTCAGATCGAGTATTGAAGCCCTGATCCGTCACTAACCTTCTGTCTCACCTGGTCGGCTGCAGCAGAATGACAGGCAGGAGCGGCTGGATCATCAGAGATGATCAGAGGCTCCCCCGTCCATGTTCATCAATGCAccacttttaatgtttttgtgtgtttcactcTTCACGCTCACTGTTCTCCGTCCCCTCTTTTGCACCAATAATGAGGGAAATTTTGCAGCAGAATGATGAAAATGTCTAATTAATATTGGCACTATGATCAGAGCCATCAGTCAAAGTTTTACCTTGTGGTGACTCGGCTGACAGCTGTAATGTGCTGTTTTATGTGGTTTATTGTGAGATGTTGCAATAAACCATCTGATCCGTGATTAGTCACGGTGAGGCCGTCTGCACTGTTTTTATCATGTATCTTAAAACTTTGTTGACATGAACAACATGCAGGGAATTACAAATCTATTGTGAAGAGCTTCCCATAAAGCTCACAACCTGTAATGTGTCATTTAATAATATTTTAAACAAGCACGTTAAATCACTGACATTTGCCACAGTTTTCTTGGTTGGTATAAGAATATGATTTAATTAGATAGATGTCCAGG is drawn from Takifugu rubripes chromosome 19, fTakRub1.2, whole genome shotgun sequence and contains these coding sequences:
- the nucks1a gene encoding nuclear ubiquitous casein and cyclin-dependent kinase substrate 1a, whose product is MSRPVRNRKVVNYSQFNESDADEEYGDSEPKKVRTAPREPKHKRSKNSQDDSEESDDKLSKSKNDSADDFGSDEEDNDFGEEEDEDGGSDYDDKRGKKSKKAKPEKPAKRGPKRKRAADDSDDEREVSRKRTVRQAASKAVSKQREILLGDGGSEDEEQEDQEEPYMDPDESGSDEDFMVEDDDDSDYGQSKKRGKKVIRRGRPDKKERKSPKPRLKATVTPSPMKGKGKGRPSTKALEKSSPKEEEEEDPESPLEEEEEEEAEKKETSPAPKTTKEAAGGDEEEEDEEEEDGSEEEAPSGED